The Halomonas sp. KG2 genome contains a region encoding:
- a CDS encoding DUF411 domain-containing protein, producing MSRNRLVKGLVGSLLAAYSLSALAAPTIDVHSDPNCGCCGAWVSHLEEAGFDVNHHRDGDLRSVKAANNVPSELASCHTAIVDGYVIEGHVPAADIKRLLEEQPNVIGLTVPGMPHGSPGMETGRVDDYAVLSWTRNDSIPAIFSEYTQ from the coding sequence ATGTCACGAAATCGTCTAGTTAAAGGTCTGGTGGGCAGTCTTCTTGCTGCCTATTCGCTAAGCGCTTTGGCAGCGCCTACGATTGATGTGCACAGCGATCCCAACTGTGGCTGCTGTGGTGCATGGGTAAGCCATCTTGAAGAAGCCGGTTTTGATGTGAACCATCACCGTGACGGCGACCTCCGGTCAGTCAAAGCAGCCAATAACGTTCCTTCAGAACTAGCATCTTGCCACACAGCCATCGTTGATGGTTACGTGATAGAAGGCCATGTACCCGCTGCAGATATTAAGCGGCTGTTAGAAGAGCAGCCAAACGTTATCGGGTTAACAGTGCCAGGTATGCCGCATGGCTCTCCGGGCATGGAAACCGGCCGGGTGGATGATTACGCTGTTCTCAGTTGGACCCGCAACGACAGTATTCCCGCTATCTTTAGCGAATATACCCAGTAA
- a CDS encoding NAD(P)H-flavin reductase, translated as MSASTSTCKTLTCQVTAVEDLNPDVFGVTLEGRPEAMQHAPGQYLELKLDDNTWVPFSIASAERGDGIIELHIQHWPERDNSARLRELLQVANQLTVRLPSGDCVLDAESERPLLLVAAGTGFAQMKAIVEATLRQQPARPISLWWANREHRDLYAEDLACEWAQQYANVAFQAVTEFPLTEPLAVGERISHHQGRIDLVLESALESELTKAQLTLSDCDIFLSGSPGMVYACVDVFERKNISSERMFSDVFAYAPRPH; from the coding sequence ATGAGCGCAAGCACGTCAACTTGCAAGACGTTAACCTGCCAGGTAACCGCCGTTGAGGATTTAAATCCCGACGTCTTTGGGGTGACCCTGGAAGGGCGGCCAGAAGCCATGCAGCATGCGCCTGGTCAGTATTTAGAGCTGAAACTAGACGATAACACCTGGGTGCCGTTTTCAATTGCCAGCGCTGAACGTGGCGATGGCATTATCGAATTGCATATTCAGCACTGGCCTGAACGGGACAATTCTGCTCGCCTGAGAGAGCTGTTGCAGGTGGCCAACCAGTTGACCGTACGCTTACCCAGCGGTGACTGCGTGCTGGACGCCGAAAGCGAGCGCCCGCTACTGCTGGTTGCGGCAGGCACCGGTTTTGCACAGATGAAAGCGATTGTAGAAGCAACGCTACGGCAGCAGCCTGCTCGGCCTATTTCGCTATGGTGGGCAAACCGCGAGCACCGCGATCTGTATGCCGAAGACTTGGCCTGCGAATGGGCACAACAGTATGCAAATGTTGCTTTTCAAGCCGTAACAGAGTTTCCGCTTACCGAGCCGCTGGCGGTTGGTGAACGAATATCACACCATCAAGGACGCATTGACCTAGTGCTGGAAAGTGCCCTTGAGAGCGAGCTTACAAAGGCTCAGTTGACGCTCAGTGATTGTGATATCTTCCTATCAGGCTCGCCGGGGATGGTTTATGCCTGTGTTGATGTGTTCGAGCGGAAAAACATCAGTAGTGAGAGAATGTTCTCGGATGTATTTGCCTACGCTCCTCGCCCTCACTAA
- the ppx gene encoding exopolyphosphatase — MPKEISLPLTAPSAELDNTEPQRLAAIDLGSNSFHLLVANYQNERLQVVARMGEKVQLAAGLDENGYLNEAAMQRALDCLGRFAPFLNDIEDANLRIVGTNALRDAYNSQAFIERAEAQLGHAIEIIAGREEARLIYLGAAHALAETGRRLIVDIGGGSTEFIIGESFEPKALESLRMGCVTFSSRFFPDGELSEKRMRRAELSALSELANIQRPYLRLGWDDPVGSSGTIKAAASVLYAYGDSPQEGVITRSGLKKLRERLLKCKQLEKVELDGLKPDRAKVFPAGIAILNAIFEAFNLSQMRFADGALREGVLYDMAGRNSAEDTRSKSLDALKRIYDVDSRQAENVADTALRLFNKVKKAWGLTQEQGHYLVWASHVHEIGLAISHSQFHRHGAYLLEHSDLAGFSRPEQRLLAFLVRAHRRKFPTKEWQALPASHQEGCAKLARLLRLAVLINHSRSENPPPLPEINAEGEALLMTLPTSDEPTLLSTDMEQEQAYMTAAGFTFSVA; from the coding sequence ATGCCCAAGGAAATTTCACTCCCTCTCACCGCGCCGTCGGCTGAACTGGATAACACTGAACCACAGCGCTTAGCCGCCATAGACCTGGGTTCTAACAGCTTCCACCTGCTGGTCGCTAACTATCAAAACGAGCGCCTTCAAGTCGTTGCCAGGATGGGTGAAAAGGTTCAGTTAGCCGCTGGGCTAGACGAGAACGGCTATTTAAACGAGGCAGCCATGCAGCGCGCGTTGGACTGTCTGGGCCGCTTTGCACCCTTTCTCAACGACATTGAGGATGCCAATCTGCGCATTGTCGGTACGAATGCGTTGCGCGATGCCTATAACAGCCAAGCGTTTATCGAGCGTGCCGAAGCGCAGCTTGGCCACGCTATCGAAATTATTGCTGGCCGCGAAGAGGCCCGGCTTATTTATTTAGGTGCCGCCCACGCACTAGCCGAAACTGGTCGCCGCTTAATTGTTGATATCGGCGGCGGGTCGACGGAATTTATCATTGGCGAATCCTTCGAGCCCAAAGCACTTGAGAGCTTACGCATGGGCTGCGTCACCTTCAGCAGCCGCTTTTTTCCTGATGGCGAACTTAGTGAAAAGCGTATGCGTCGTGCTGAGCTGTCTGCCCTGTCAGAACTGGCCAACATTCAGCGTCCCTACCTACGCCTTGGCTGGGATGACCCCGTGGGCTCTAGCGGAACGATAAAGGCTGCTGCGAGCGTGTTATATGCTTACGGCGATTCGCCCCAAGAAGGTGTTATCACCCGTAGTGGATTGAAAAAGCTGCGTGAACGCCTACTAAAATGCAAACAGCTGGAGAAAGTTGAGCTAGATGGTCTAAAACCTGACCGAGCAAAAGTCTTTCCGGCAGGTATCGCCATTTTAAACGCTATTTTTGAAGCCTTTAATCTTTCCCAAATGCGCTTTGCAGACGGCGCCCTGCGCGAAGGAGTGCTTTATGACATGGCGGGACGGAATAGTGCGGAAGATACCCGTTCGAAAAGCCTAGATGCATTGAAGCGGATTTATGATGTTGATTCTCGGCAGGCAGAAAATGTCGCCGACACGGCCCTTCGCCTATTCAATAAAGTAAAAAAAGCCTGGGGGCTAACCCAAGAGCAAGGCCACTATCTTGTCTGGGCAAGTCATGTACATGAAATTGGCTTGGCTATCTCTCATAGTCAATTCCATCGCCACGGCGCCTATTTGCTAGAACATTCCGACTTGGCTGGCTTTTCACGCCCTGAGCAGCGTCTACTGGCATTTTTAGTGCGCGCCCATCGACGCAAGTTTCCGACTAAAGAGTGGCAGGCACTGCCCGCCTCACACCAGGAAGGCTGTGCCAAACTTGCTCGCCTGCTGCGCCTTGCCGTGCTTATTAATCACTCCCGGTCTGAAAATCCCCCGCCGCTACCAGAGATTAACGCGGAGGGTGAAGCACTGCTGATGACGCTACCAACCAGCGACGAACCGACGCTGTTAAGTACCGATATGGAGCAGGAACAGGCCTATATGACAGCGGCTGGATTTACGTTTTCGGTTGCGTAG
- a CDS encoding metal-dependent hydrolase has protein sequence MDSVTQAALGAAIGGAILGKRLGRKAILMGALLGTLPDLDVMLDYGDAVANVTEHRGFSHSLFVLTGLATIVALLCQRFIPARDISLGRWWCFFVLCLTTHPVLDSFTTYGTQLFWPLDMPPVAWPIVFIIDPFYTLPLLVALTIAIAAKKVPRACTIGLAVSSMYLLLAAGAKWSVEQRLTPALADAGLQAAPVLIQPTPFNIALWRATVIDGDRYFESLISVFDDQGPPTLEPIKRNVALEESVLASPLGQRLTWFTGPFLRYDTLLIDGQETLIATDIRLGFPGFHPFSFTLATWKDDAWHPADISEQLETSQEPRLEILSRLAARAIGDNTALCASDFVEAQWRAEPLLYRC, from the coding sequence GTGGATTCAGTCACACAAGCAGCCCTTGGGGCCGCCATAGGTGGTGCAATATTAGGTAAACGACTGGGTCGCAAAGCCATACTGATGGGTGCACTGCTCGGCACGCTACCCGATCTAGACGTGATGCTTGATTATGGCGATGCAGTGGCTAATGTGACTGAGCACCGCGGTTTTAGCCACTCCCTGTTTGTGCTGACTGGCTTAGCCACGATAGTGGCGCTGCTGTGCCAGCGTTTCATACCTGCTCGTGATATCAGCCTGGGGAGATGGTGGTGTTTTTTCGTTCTCTGTCTGACAACCCACCCGGTACTTGATTCATTTACTACTTACGGCACTCAGCTGTTCTGGCCACTGGATATGCCACCCGTAGCGTGGCCTATCGTGTTTATTATCGATCCTTTTTACACCCTACCGCTGCTGGTTGCGTTAACCATCGCCATTGCCGCCAAAAAAGTACCTAGGGCTTGTACGATCGGATTAGCCGTATCCAGCATGTATTTACTACTGGCGGCAGGCGCAAAATGGAGCGTTGAACAACGCTTAACCCCAGCACTGGCGGACGCTGGCTTACAGGCAGCACCGGTATTGATTCAACCGACGCCGTTTAATATTGCACTGTGGCGCGCGACGGTTATTGACGGGGATCGCTATTTTGAGAGTTTGATCAGCGTATTTGATGACCAGGGCCCACCAACGCTTGAACCTATAAAGCGCAACGTCGCACTTGAGGAAAGCGTGCTAGCCAGCCCACTTGGCCAACGGCTGACATGGTTTACTGGCCCCTTTCTACGCTATGACACGCTGTTGATCGATGGTCAGGAAACGCTAATCGCCACCGATATTCGTCTTGGCTTCCCAGGCTTTCATCCGTTCAGTTTTACCCTGGCAACGTGGAAAGATGATGCCTGGCACCCTGCCGATATAAGCGAGCAACTAGAAACCTCCCAAGAGCCCAGACTGGAAATACTTTCAAGGCTCGCTGCCAGGGCTATCGGTGATAACACCGCACTGTGTGCCAGCGACTTTGTTGAAGCACAATGGCGTGCCGAGCCTTTGCTTTACCGTTGCTGA
- a CDS encoding META domain-containing protein: MTVKFGAMLAGVATALLISACSSTPEQESTAAPENVSLSGPIVDQRWNLLLVGTDERVSLPNTPFFQIGRDGSVSGSDGCNRFTGSVALGENQRIEFSQLASTRMACPNMEDAKQVTDMLDTAYRYLIDHDRLVFFGPDSRVLGGWREAN; this comes from the coding sequence GTGACGGTCAAATTTGGAGCAATGCTAGCCGGTGTCGCTACCGCGCTATTAATCAGTGCGTGTAGCAGTACACCAGAGCAAGAGAGTACGGCAGCGCCGGAAAACGTGTCGCTGTCAGGCCCGATAGTCGATCAGCGTTGGAATTTACTGCTAGTAGGTACCGATGAGCGGGTATCGTTACCCAATACGCCATTCTTTCAAATTGGACGCGACGGCAGCGTGAGCGGTTCGGATGGTTGTAACCGATTTACCGGCAGTGTGGCGTTGGGTGAAAATCAACGTATCGAGTTTAGCCAGCTCGCCTCGACACGTATGGCTTGCCCCAATATGGAAGATGCCAAGCAAGTAACCGATATGCTTGATACGGCCTATCGCTACCTCATCGACCATGATCGGCTGGTGTTTTTTGGACCAGATAGCCGCGTATTAGGCGGCTGGCGCGAAGCTAACTAA
- the ubiD gene encoding 4-hydroxy-3-polyprenylbenzoate decarboxylase: protein MKYHDLRDFIAALEAQGELKRIKAEVDPYLEITEICDRTLRAGGPALLFENVKGHDMPLLGNLFGTPKRVALGMGQDSVEALREVGKLLAFLKEPDPPKGLKDAWDKLPIFKQVLSMGPKIVKRAPVQALSFEGDEVDLDRLPIQHCWPGDAAPLVTWPLVITKGPHKKRQNLGIYRQQKIAKNRLIMRWLSHRGGALDFLEFQKAHPGEPFPVAVALGADPATILGAVTPVPDSLSEYAFAGLLRGSRTELVRCGHADLEVPASAEIILEGFIYPDDMAAEGPFGDHTGYYNEVDHFPVFTVTRMTMRRDAIYHSTYTGRPPDEPAILGVALNEVFVPILCKQFPEIVDFYLPPEGCSYRMAVVTMKKQYPGHAKRVMMGVWSFLRQFMYTKFVIVLDDDVDARNWEDVMWAITTRMDPARDTVMVENTPIDYLDFASPVSGLGSKMGLDATNKWPGETDREWGTPIVMDDSIKTRVDERWDELGIDIPLPTPRHG, encoded by the coding sequence TTGAAGTACCACGACTTGCGCGATTTTATTGCGGCACTTGAAGCGCAGGGTGAACTCAAGCGAATTAAAGCAGAAGTTGATCCTTATCTGGAAATTACCGAAATTTGCGACCGGACATTGCGTGCTGGTGGCCCTGCGCTGCTGTTTGAGAATGTGAAGGGGCACGACATGCCGCTGCTGGGTAACCTGTTTGGTACGCCTAAACGGGTTGCGCTGGGCATGGGGCAAGACTCGGTAGAGGCGCTGCGCGAAGTGGGTAAGCTACTGGCGTTTCTAAAAGAGCCCGATCCACCCAAAGGGCTAAAAGACGCCTGGGACAAGCTGCCGATTTTCAAACAAGTGCTAAGTATGGGGCCAAAAATCGTTAAACGAGCGCCGGTACAAGCGCTATCGTTTGAAGGCGATGAGGTTGACTTAGATCGTTTGCCGATCCAGCACTGCTGGCCTGGCGATGCGGCGCCGCTAGTGACTTGGCCATTGGTGATTACCAAAGGTCCGCATAAAAAGCGTCAAAACCTCGGTATTTACCGCCAACAGAAAATTGCTAAAAACCGCCTGATTATGCGTTGGCTCTCCCATCGAGGCGGTGCGCTGGATTTTCTTGAGTTTCAAAAAGCGCATCCCGGTGAGCCATTTCCTGTGGCGGTGGCGCTGGGGGCTGACCCTGCAACGATTTTAGGCGCTGTCACACCGGTACCCGACTCTCTCTCCGAGTATGCGTTCGCAGGGCTTCTTCGCGGTTCACGCACAGAGCTTGTCAGGTGCGGACATGCTGACCTGGAAGTGCCTGCGTCTGCAGAAATCATTCTTGAAGGGTTTATTTACCCCGACGATATGGCAGCGGAAGGGCCATTTGGCGATCACACCGGTTATTACAACGAAGTCGATCACTTCCCCGTTTTTACCGTCACGCGGATGACGATGCGACGGGACGCGATATACCACTCTACGTATACCGGTCGCCCACCCGATGAGCCAGCTATTCTAGGCGTCGCGCTTAACGAGGTGTTTGTTCCGATCCTGTGTAAGCAGTTCCCGGAGATTGTTGACTTCTATCTGCCGCCGGAAGGGTGCTCCTACCGGATGGCCGTCGTGACCATGAAAAAGCAGTACCCAGGTCATGCCAAGCGCGTCATGATGGGGGTTTGGAGCTTTCTGCGTCAGTTTATGTACACCAAGTTTGTCATTGTTCTGGATGACGATGTCGACGCGCGTAACTGGGAAGACGTGATGTGGGCAATTACCACGCGTATGGACCCAGCACGGGATACCGTGATGGTGGAAAATACCCCCATTGATTACCTCGACTTTGCATCTCCGGTGTCCGGGTTGGGTTCTAAAATGGGGCTCGACGCCACCAATAAATGGCCAGGAGAAACGGATCGAGAGTGGGGGACACCCATCGTGATGGACGATTCGATAAAGACCCGCGTTGACGAGCGTTGGGACGAGCTGGGCATTGATATCCCGTTACCCACACCTCGCCACGGCTAA
- a CDS encoding DUF3087 domain-containing protein, with amino-acid sequence MVFTLEQHNPSSYQRKARMISIAMAGQLIVFGLLFSMLLTSAFGSTLWLNGLGVFLGLLATSVLFAVLKDRPWMAEMRYVWQLKHHLSQVSGYLQPLRRGVEEDNRVALDIVTFYHQGMTQLAELNGRTTDDDSERLAEKMQIKLKREELGLPAQVDSFDPQDLKAFKRR; translated from the coding sequence ATGGTTTTCACCCTTGAGCAGCATAATCCCAGTAGTTACCAGCGCAAGGCGCGAATGATCAGTATTGCCATGGCAGGGCAATTAATTGTCTTCGGGTTACTGTTCTCGATGCTTTTAACTTCCGCTTTTGGCAGCACCTTATGGCTCAATGGGCTGGGGGTCTTCCTTGGCTTGTTGGCCACCAGCGTACTGTTTGCGGTGCTTAAGGATCGCCCATGGATGGCTGAAATGCGCTACGTATGGCAGCTCAAACACCATCTTTCTCAGGTTAGTGGCTACCTGCAACCACTGCGCCGAGGCGTGGAGGAAGATAATCGTGTAGCACTGGATATTGTGACGTTTTACCATCAAGGCATGACGCAGCTCGCTGAGCTTAACGGCCGTACTACCGATGATGATTCTGAACGCCTAGCTGAAAAAATGCAGATAAAGCTAAAGCGCGAAGAGCTGGGGCTGCCAGCCCAGGTTGACAGCTTTGACCCGCAGGACTTGAAAGCATTTAAGCGTCGCTAG
- the rho gene encoding transcription termination factor Rho: MNLTELKQKTVPELLDIAREMGIDNLARSRKQDIIFAILKKHAKSGEDIYGDGVLEILQDGFGFLRSADSSYLAGPDDIYVSPSQIRRFNLRKGDSISGKIRPPKEGERYFALLKVSQINFDRPENAKHKILFENLTPLFPDDRLRMEIGNGSTEDLTARIIDLTAPIGKGQRGLLVSPPKAGKTLMLQNIATSITRNNPECHLIVLLIDERPEEVTEMSRTVRGEVVASTFDEPPARHVQVAEMVIEKAKRLVEHKKDVVILLDSITRLARAYNTVVPSSGKVLTGGVDAHALEKPKRFFGAARNIEEGGSLTIIATALVDTGSKMDEVIFEEFKGTGNMEAHLDRKLAEKRVFPAINIRRSGTRREDLLASEDEMQRMWILRKLLNPMEDTAATEFLIDRLKDTKTNLEFFEAMKRR, from the coding sequence ATGAATCTCACTGAACTCAAGCAAAAAACCGTTCCCGAGCTGCTCGATATCGCCCGCGAGATGGGTATCGACAACTTAGCCCGTTCGCGCAAGCAGGACATCATTTTCGCCATCCTCAAAAAGCATGCTAAAAGTGGAGAGGATATTTATGGCGATGGTGTGCTGGAAATCCTTCAGGATGGCTTCGGCTTCCTGCGTAGCGCTGACAGCTCGTACCTCGCTGGACCGGATGATATCTACGTATCGCCGTCTCAGATCCGTCGTTTCAATCTGCGTAAAGGCGACTCCATTTCCGGCAAAATCCGCCCGCCTAAAGAAGGTGAGCGCTACTTTGCCCTGCTCAAAGTTAGCCAGATCAACTTTGATCGTCCGGAAAATGCCAAGCATAAGATTCTCTTTGAGAACTTAACGCCGCTGTTCCCAGACGACCGGCTGCGCATGGAGATTGGTAATGGCTCTACCGAAGATCTTACCGCGCGCATCATTGACCTGACTGCGCCGATTGGTAAAGGTCAGCGTGGTCTGTTGGTGTCACCGCCTAAAGCGGGTAAGACACTGATGCTACAGAACATCGCGACGTCCATTACGCGTAACAATCCTGAGTGCCATCTGATTGTATTGCTGATCGATGAGCGTCCTGAGGAAGTGACCGAAATGTCACGCACTGTGCGTGGCGAAGTGGTTGCCTCTACCTTCGATGAACCACCCGCCCGCCACGTGCAGGTTGCGGAAATGGTGATCGAAAAAGCCAAGCGTCTGGTTGAGCACAAGAAAGACGTGGTGATTCTGCTCGACTCCATCACCCGTTTGGCGCGTGCCTATAACACCGTGGTGCCCAGCTCTGGCAAAGTGCTAACCGGTGGTGTGGATGCCCACGCTCTTGAGAAGCCAAAACGTTTCTTCGGTGCCGCGCGTAATATCGAAGAGGGCGGTAGCCTGACGATTATTGCCACTGCACTGGTCGATACCGGTTCGAAAATGGACGAAGTCATTTTCGAAGAGTTCAAGGGCACCGGCAACATGGAAGCGCACCTTGACCGCAAGCTGGCTGAGAAGCGCGTGTTCCCCGCGATCAATATCCGTCGCAGCGGTACCCGTCGTGAAGACCTCCTGGCGTCTGAAGATGAAATGCAGCGCATGTGGATTCTTCGCAAGCTGCTCAACCCGATGGAAGACACAGCTGCTACAGAATTCCTGATTGATCGTCTGAAGGATACCAAGACGAATCTGGAGTTCTTTGAAGCGATGAAGCGCCGCTAG
- a CDS encoding MliC family protein — MTYSPNRLTGLIALTATVALTGCANTGTTPADSAAGVSKTTVHSSAPLLPATLFPGSAAHFDAWECQPANQNLVTAVNDDNLRLWSLHGAWRLPQAIVASGARYQDGEISFWNRGDQAQVETPRGQLQCQQGQRRAAATRADHPGVMFLGRGNEPGWSIELANDAPMMTWTTGYGSETQTMPYMVSVMDNEAGRVVIENANAEQFFRVRIESGACFDDMKGQPYPARVTLTIGGQQYKGCGQGIAP, encoded by the coding sequence ATGACTTACTCACCTAATCGGTTAACCGGTTTGATTGCGCTAACGGCCACGGTTGCATTGACGGGCTGTGCAAATACTGGGACAACGCCTGCTGATTCTGCTGCTGGAGTGTCTAAAACAACCGTACACAGCAGTGCACCGCTACTGCCTGCTACGCTATTTCCAGGCAGCGCGGCTCATTTTGACGCTTGGGAGTGTCAACCCGCCAACCAGAACTTGGTCACCGCGGTGAACGACGATAACCTGCGTCTTTGGTCACTACATGGTGCCTGGCGTTTACCGCAAGCGATTGTGGCAAGCGGTGCGCGTTATCAAGATGGTGAGATCAGCTTCTGGAATCGTGGCGATCAAGCGCAGGTTGAAACACCACGTGGTCAGTTGCAATGCCAACAGGGGCAGCGTCGAGCCGCAGCAACCCGCGCTGACCATCCTGGCGTGATGTTTCTAGGGCGTGGCAATGAGCCGGGCTGGTCGATTGAACTAGCCAATGATGCACCGATGATGACCTGGACAACGGGCTATGGCAGCGAGACGCAAACCATGCCCTACATGGTAAGCGTCATGGACAATGAGGCGGGCAGAGTGGTGATTGAAAATGCCAATGCCGAGCAGTTTTTCCGCGTACGCATTGAGTCGGGAGCCTGTTTTGATGACATGAAAGGCCAGCCGTATCCCGCTCGAGTCACGCTGACAATCGGCGGGCAGCAGTACAAAGGCTGTGGTCAGGGCATCGCTCCTTAG
- a CDS encoding 3-deoxy-7-phosphoheptulonate synthase, protein MNAHVRPACTTLSNLASLTNGPSSSSQPLPLPAELRRSVAINSQLGEQIAHQRQAVQRILNGQDKRLLVVVGPCSVHDPEAALEYADRLAALSEEVSEQLLPVMRVYVEKPRTTVGWKGLAYDPGLDGRGDMSKGITLSRELMHAVASRGLPVATELLQPMLAPYLDDLLSWVAIGARTTESQLHRELASDLAAAVGFKNATSGDVQVAIDAMQAAAHSHQRFAMDNEGRPIMQETAGNPNTHVVLRGGHGEPNYQANHVRAAVNTLRDAGQNPRLMVDCSHANARKDHRRQSEVLLDVLAQRKAGDANLVALMLESYLFEGKQALSPNAMRYGVSVTDACVSWETTERLLKTAAERMS, encoded by the coding sequence ATGAATGCCCATGTCCGCCCTGCTTGCACAACCTTGTCAAACCTAGCGTCATTAACGAACGGTCCCTCAAGCTCATCGCAGCCATTGCCTTTGCCGGCAGAGCTACGCCGCAGTGTCGCTATCAATAGCCAACTGGGTGAGCAAATTGCCCACCAGCGCCAAGCGGTTCAGCGTATCCTGAATGGTCAAGATAAGCGCTTATTAGTGGTTGTTGGCCCCTGTTCCGTCCACGATCCAGAAGCAGCGTTAGAGTATGCCGATCGGTTGGCTGCGCTAAGCGAAGAAGTTAGTGAGCAACTATTACCGGTCATGCGTGTTTACGTAGAAAAGCCACGTACCACCGTTGGTTGGAAGGGGTTGGCATACGACCCAGGGCTAGATGGCCGTGGTGATATGTCAAAAGGCATCACCCTCTCTCGTGAACTTATGCACGCGGTTGCCTCGCGGGGACTGCCGGTGGCCACAGAGCTTCTACAGCCAATGCTAGCCCCCTACTTAGATGATCTGCTGAGCTGGGTCGCCATTGGCGCTCGTACCACTGAGTCGCAGTTACACCGCGAGCTGGCAAGTGATCTTGCGGCCGCAGTGGGGTTCAAAAATGCGACGAGCGGCGACGTTCAGGTTGCCATTGATGCTATGCAGGCAGCGGCTCATTCCCACCAGCGTTTCGCCATGGATAATGAAGGACGCCCGATCATGCAGGAAACGGCTGGTAACCCCAATACGCATGTGGTGTTACGAGGTGGCCATGGCGAGCCAAACTACCAGGCGAATCATGTGCGAGCAGCGGTAAATACCCTACGAGACGCCGGGCAGAACCCTCGCTTAATGGTGGACTGCAGCCACGCCAATGCGCGAAAAGATCACCGACGCCAAAGCGAAGTGCTGCTCGACGTATTGGCACAGCGCAAGGCAGGCGATGCCAACTTGGTGGCGCTGATGCTCGAAAGTTACTTGTTTGAAGGTAAGCAAGCGCTATCGCCTAACGCGATGCGCTACGGTGTATCGGTGACCGATGCCTGTGTGAGTTGGGAAACCACGGAACGATTGCTCAAAACCGCTGCTGAGCGAATGAGTTAA
- the gloA gene encoding lactoylglutathione lyase — protein sequence MQFLHTMVRVSDLDASLNFYCDLLGLKEVRRKENEKGRFTLVFLAAPEDETRSERLAAPELELTYNWDPEELTGGRNFGHLAYRVDDIYALCKKLQDNGITINRPPRDGHMAFVKSPDGISVELLQKGDALPSQEPWASMENSGSW from the coding sequence ATGCAGTTTTTGCACACTATGGTAAGGGTAAGCGACTTAGATGCATCGTTGAATTTTTACTGCGATCTTTTGGGGTTGAAAGAAGTGCGTCGCAAAGAAAATGAGAAGGGCCGTTTTACGCTGGTCTTTCTCGCCGCGCCGGAAGATGAGACGCGCTCTGAACGCTTAGCGGCACCAGAGCTTGAGTTGACCTACAACTGGGATCCAGAAGAGCTCACCGGCGGGCGCAACTTCGGGCATTTGGCCTATCGCGTTGACGATATTTACGCGCTATGCAAAAAGCTTCAAGATAACGGCATTACCATTAACCGCCCGCCACGGGATGGGCATATGGCGTTCGTGAAGTCGCCCGACGGTATTTCTGTCGAGCTGCTGCAAAAAGGCGATGCGTTGCCCTCCCAGGAGCCATGGGCGTCAATGGAAAACAGCGGAAGCTGGTAA